The nucleotide sequence TAAATCCCCCATTCTGGGGGACTTGAGGACAGTTCCAGTTGAGGGTTGGGAGGCGGGGAAGGCGATGGAGATCGGGATGATTAAAGTTGTAGAACGAAGCCAATAGCCTCTCGGAAGTCCCCCACTGGTGGGGGATTTAGGGGGCCGAGTGCAATGCCTGAAAACTCCAGATCTCAATTTGTGGTTGTTGGCGAGCCACTGCCCGACGATCCGCCTTACGTACGAGGATTGGCGAGCTCGGCACGTCTAGCGGTTGTCCGAGAGGTGGTTTACTTCTGGCGATCTTATGGAATAGAGAAGTTTTGCATCCTAACAGCTAGGTGGCTGAAGCGGTTGAAACGGTTTGAAGCAGACATCCAGCGTTATGTGGCCGCCGAACGACTTTCCCCTTTTGTTGAGGAAGCTGGCCTGCAGTTTTTGCATTATGTTGCTGGCGACAGTGACGCAGTCGTGGCAGCACTTGCCAGATTTGAGCTTGCTTTGCACGAAACCCGACTCGATTTGCACGAAGAACGAATTGTTGAGTGGCCCTGCGACCCGCAACCGATCTTGTCTGCCATTCTTGACGAGACTGAGATAACCATGCCGTTAGTCTCTCGCCGCCATCGCGTCAGGGTTAGCCGCAGCCTTCCTGGTGGATTCATGTCTGAATTGATTGACAATGCTCCAGACCGTTTTGAAGGAAATTGTCAGTAATCCTAGCAGCTCGACTCGTCAGCATCTAAGATTTGTCCGGGTTAAGGCTGACTGTTTACAACGCCGCACGCACGCGATCGCTCAACTGTACTTGTGTGGCGCTAAACCCAGCTTGTCTCAAGTGGGCGAGATAGGCACTGCTAGCATATCGTCCATCTAGCTGCAGGGCTCGGGTGTATGCCTGTCGGGCAGCAGCGGTCTCGTTCTGGCTCCAATGGGCGATCGCCAAGGCCACCCAAGCATGGGGATTGCCAGGTTCCAATACTGTTGCCTGTCGAGCGCTGTCAGCGGCCAAATCGTATTGCTGCAAGCGTTGATAGGCCAAACTCAAGTTGTAATGGGCAATTTCGTTGGCGGGATTTAACGCCGCTGCTGCGAGATGGGTTGCGACAGCAGCATCCAGATTCCCGCCGACGAGATAGACAATGCCTAGGGCGTTGAGGGCGGGCACAAACTCGGCATTGCGAGCGAGAGCCCCTTGCAAGGCAGCAATTGCCTCGGTCTCGCGCCCTGACAAATGCAGGGTCCAGCCTAAGATGACATGCCCGCCGAGATTGTTGGGGTCCAGTTCCACACTCGCTTGCAAGGCTGCGATCGCCTCTGGCATGCGACCCCGACCTCGCAATTCCAATCCTCGGATGCGCTGGCGCGCAGACTCGGCTTTATCCTCAGCGCTAGGTGTGGGCACTGGTGTGGGAGTCGGCTGAGGAGTAGCAGTTGGAGGAGTGGGGACAGTCGGGGCTGCTGGAGGTTGAGGGCTGCAACTGGCCGAGAGGGCGATTGTCAAGACAGCGATCGCCAGCTTCGAGAGCTTCATTCGCCGATCGCGTGAACGAGTAACTCGCGGGTGTAGGGGCGATCGCGATGTTCCCAAACATAAATGCCCTGCCAGGTACCCAACATCAGCCGCCCGTTGGCAATAGGGATGTGCTCGGAAGTGCTGGTGAGCGCGGTCCGAATATGGGCGGGCATATCGTCTGGACCTTCCATGCCGTGAGTGTAGCGCCCGTCTTCAGGCACCAAGCGGGCTAAAAACGCAGCTAAATCTCGCAGCACATCCGGGTCGGCATTCTCTTGAATCACCAAACTGGCGGAGGTATGCCGCAAAAATAGCGTACAGATCCCGGACTCAATGCCAGAAGCTTCCACTAATTCTGCGACTTCTGAGGTGACGGGGCTGAACGACTTGCCACTCGTCCGAATATTTAAAGAATCTCGATACTGTTTCATCCCAAGTCCCTTGCGATCGCAAGCCCCTAGAGGGCATTGTCAACTTAGCCGAGCATCGAAGAAATCGAGCGAGATAAAGCTGCTGACAAACTTTTCCCTGCTTTTCTGTCGTGGCGCCAGTCAACGGTCTGATTCAAACTGAGGGCGCTAGACAGGAGTTAGTTTAAGCCATAAAAGCCCCGGCAGGAGAGCATTGCTCCGAGCTCGCACAACCTGTCGAGGAAGCCCACAGCCACGGCTGGGGTGGTTGCCGTGGGTAGAGAGGAGCGAAGGAATTAATTTACTCTGGCGCGGAAGCGAATGAAGCCGTAGGAATCGACTGGATCGCCAGGTGCTGTTGCATGGGGGATATCGCCAATTTGAACGATCGCAGCACCGTTGTCGTTGACGGCACTACAGATATCTGGGGATGGCGTGATGTTGGGCGGAAAAAATTGCCCTTCGTCGGTATCGAGGTTGTTGGTCAGGAATGTTTCTAAAACATTGGTAATGTCGGCAAGGGGAGCGCTCCCGCTGCCGACCCCCAGAGCAATTCCTCGAATATTGCCGGGATTGCTGCTGTAAGCATCTGGAACAAAGGTCATTCCGGCAGGGACGAGATCGCAGATGTTGACGTTAGCGGCATTTTCCTCGCCAGTAGACAGGAAGTAGATGGTGTATTCGACTTCATCGCCCGGTTCCACTTGCCCGCCATCAATGGTCCCTCTGAGAAAATCGTTAATTGCATCTCCTGGCGTGCCATTTGAGTCGGGCCAGTTAGGGTTGTTGTCGTCACCACTTTGGGGGCTAGCGGTATCGTCCACAAACGTATCCAAGCCTGCTGTGCTGCCGTTAATGCGAGTGATGCGTTTGACTAATAGAAGCTGGGGAGCAGTAGCAACAGTGTCGATCGCAATTGTGGTGGTGGCAGTATTGCTGGTTTGAGCATCCGTATCGGTAACGGTGAAGGTAATGGAGCGATCGCTCGTATTGGTCGAAGTCGTGTCGAACTGGAGCAATTCCAGAGCTAACTCGTAATTTGTCAGAGATGCATTGCCCGTCAAAACCAAGTTGCTGCTTGTCGAAGCACCATCGAGGGCAATTCCCAATGAAGCCAAGCTAGTAGCGGTCTCATCGACCGAAATGGCATCGCCAGTCTGAGCGTTGGTTAACGCGATCGCGGCACCGGAAAGTTGGATACTGTCGTTATCTGTAATAACGGTATCGAGGCTTTCGTCACTAGTGTCGATATCGACAATGGCGATCGCCGAACCGCCAACGGTATAACTGGTCTCGAAACCGCTATTGGTTGCTCCCGAGCTATCATCTCCGTCTAGGTCGATGGCGGGCGGAACTCCAATAGTGGCTGCAATCGTGACTGGATAATCTTCTACTTCACCGTCAACGGCAATCCCTGTGGCTCGATCGTCAAAACCTAAACTGGTTAATATATCTAGGAGAATATCGGTTGTAATGCGGAATCGAGCAAAAGTATTTCCTGCCTGAATATCTGGACCCGTACCGCCAATATTATTCCAGGTTAAATCTACGCTGGTCATTCCTTCACTGACAGTAGCAATTGCCGCTTCATCTTGTTGAAATTGACCATCGCCGTCAAAGTCAATCCAGCCCAGTAAAGTAGCATCTGGGTCGAGATCTAAGGTGGGATCGTTGCGGACGGGAACGCTGAGGGTAAAGCTAGTGCTGGTGGCAGTTAGTGCAGAAAAAGAACTGGAAGTAAAAGCATCTTCATCGTCGATGCCGTTATTATCATCCCCAGTGCCATCCAAGGGAGTATCGGCGTCAACTTCTCCATCAGGAGCGATAGTCCCCAGATATACGCCATTAGAGACTCCGTGAATAGCACCAATAGATCCAATCAAATTATTAATATCGAGCAAATTAGTACTATTGAGAGCGAGCAAGTCTGTTCCATAGGTGTCAGGAGCATCGCCAAAGTCTAGTAAGGGTAAGGTCACTGAAAAATTAGCACTGGCTTCTTGACGATGGAAAATTGCATCTCCATTAATTGGATCGCCGTCAATATCGCCATTGGTTGTGCCTGAATTATCAACTGTGTATAAGTCTCTTAAGGTTGTTCCCGGTTGATAGACAACATTCTGAGTTTCTGTGCGCCCATCAGTATCGCCGAATGTGACACTGATAATTTCATCCGGCGAAGTCACCGCAACAGTGACAGGTATTCTAACTTTGAGAGTCCCACCTATAGGAAAAGAGCCATTATTAGTACCAGTTATCCCATTCAAAAGAGTTCCAGTCGCTTCTCCTCCACCGCCTTGAGTGACAAAAATACTTTCCGTAGTTAAATCTATAGCTGAAGTTCCGGTGCCATCTGGATCGTATTCAATAAGCTGTATGTCACCAGACTGAGTTCCTCCGACGATTTCCGAAGGTGCATCTGGGATAAAGAACTGGGTTGGATCGTTCCCTTCATTTCTGATTGTAAAAATAAAATCGATGCCGTCTCCTATCTCAATTAGACCGTCGTCGATCGCGCCATTACTCACTACTGAAATACCGGCTTGCTCCGAGGCAGGTGCGATCGCAATTGTGGTGGTGGCAGTATTACTGGTTTGAGCATCCGTATCGGTGACCGTGAAGGCGATGGAGCGATCGCTCGTATCGGTTGAAGTCGTGTCGAACTGGAGCAATTCCAGAGCTGCTTCGTAATACGCTAGAGACGTATCGCCCGTCAAAATCAGGTTGGTGCTAGTCGAAGCACCATCAAAGTCGATCGAGAGACTACCGCCACCACCGCCACCGCCGCCACCGCGCTGAGCTAGAGCCACAGAGGCAGACAGTGTCATGGCGATCGCGATCGCCAGCGAGAGCGAACCGTAGCGGAAGCAACGCCAGCGATCGCAGCCGAGTCCGGCAAAAAGGGTGGGTAAATGGAACTTTTTCACGGCTGTTTGATAGTTGTGATAACAACAGAAGAAAGCAAAAATCCTCTTTCGGGAGAGACAAGCTAGCGAACAATCGCCTTAGCGATCGCCACTGTTGCCGTCAACCCGAAGGCTGCGAGCCACGTAATGAACGGTTGGCGCGCTGAAAACGAGCAGAGGTGTTTCCGAATCTGTCAGGCTAGCGATTTCGGGTACCCGAACGGTACTCTCGGTAGAGTCTCCGGCTTTGAGTTCAGTTGCGATCGTCCAGAAACTGAAACAGGCTAGGGCGAGCGCGACCAGATGCATACCTTCAACAACACCTGGGCATTGCCATAC is from Synechococcus sp. PCC 7336 and encodes:
- a CDS encoding tetratricopeptide repeat protein → MKLSKLAIAVLTIALSASCSPQPPAAPTVPTPPTATPQPTPTPVPTPSAEDKAESARQRIRGLELRGRGRMPEAIAALQASVELDPNNLGGHVILGWTLHLSGRETEAIAALQGALARNAEFVPALNALGIVYLVGGNLDAAVATHLAAAALNPANEIAHYNLSLAYQRLQQYDLAADSARQATVLEPGNPHAWVALAIAHWSQNETAAARQAYTRALQLDGRYASSAYLAHLRQAGFSATQVQLSDRVRAAL
- a CDS encoding secondary thiamine-phosphate synthase enzyme YjbQ translates to MKQYRDSLNIRTSGKSFSPVTSEVAELVEASGIESGICTLFLRHTSASLVIQENADPDVLRDLAAFLARLVPEDGRYTHGMEGPDDMPAHIRTALTSTSEHIPIANGRLMLGTWQGIYVWEHRDRPYTRELLVHAIGE
- a CDS encoding GEVED domain-containing protein, which produces MKKFHLPTLFAGLGCDRWRCFRYGSLSLAIAIAMTLSASVALAQRGGGGGGGGGSLSIDFDGASTSTNLILTGDTSLAYYEAALELLQFDTTSTDTSDRSIAFTVTDTDAQTSNTATTTIAIAPASEQAGISVVSNGAIDDGLIEIGDGIDFIFTIRNEGNDPTQFFIPDAPSEIVGGTQSGDIQLIEYDPDGTGTSAIDLTTESIFVTQGGGGEATGTLLNGITGTNNGSFPIGGTLKVRIPVTVAVTSPDEIISVTFGDTDGRTETQNVVYQPGTTLRDLYTVDNSGTTNGDIDGDPINGDAIFHRQEASANFSVTLPLLDFGDAPDTYGTDLLALNSTNLLDINNLIGSIGAIHGVSNGVYLGTIAPDGEVDADTPLDGTGDDNNGIDDEDAFTSSSFSALTATSTSFTLSVPVRNDPTLDLDPDATLLGWIDFDGDGQFQQDEAAIATVSEGMTSVDLTWNNIGGTGPDIQAGNTFARFRITTDILLDILTSLGFDDRATGIAVDGEVEDYPVTIAATIGVPPAIDLDGDDSSGATNSGFETSYTVGGSAIAIVDIDTSDESLDTVITDNDSIQLSGAAIALTNAQTGDAISVDETATSLASLGIALDGASTSSNLVLTGNASLTNYELALELLQFDTTSTNTSDRSITFTVTDTDAQTSNTATTTIAIDTVATAPQLLLVKRITRINGSTAGLDTFVDDTASPQSGDDNNPNWPDSNGTPGDAINDFLRGTIDGGQVEPGDEVEYTIYFLSTGEENAANVNICDLVPAGMTFVPDAYSSNPGNIRGIALGVGSGSAPLADITNVLETFLTNNLDTDEGQFFPPNITPSPDICSAVNDNGAAIVQIGDIPHATAPGDPVDSYGFIRFRARVN